In one Deltaproteobacteria bacterium genomic region, the following are encoded:
- a CDS encoding M20 family metallopeptidase has protein sequence MPGDPTPLSLTRKLLAFQTVNPPGGEVDCARYIGGLLEEGGFSVRYQEWGEGRVNLVASKEKSGETKPVCFTGHLDTVPLGNVPWTRDPFSGEVDGDRIYGRGSSDMKGGVAAMVLAALRLSPILPGRGGLKLVLTAGEEQGCVGAIHLAGSRYLGEAGALVVGEPSSNYPVLGHKGAMFLEARTRGVTAHGSMPEQGVNAIYKAARAVLSLERFDFGGVLHPVLGRPTLNVGTFSAGLNVNSVPDLAVIGIDIRSVPGQDHEEIVEKLRTSLGGEVEIERRIDAESIWTDPRDPWVREVFEIVTPYLEGPPGERGVSYFTDGSALKPALGNPPTLILGPGEPSMAHKTDEFCLLSRIEAAAEIYEEIIRRWCAL, from the coding sequence ATGCCCGGGGACCCCACACCCCTTTCCCTTACCCGAAAACTCCTTGCCTTCCAGACCGTCAACCCTCCGGGCGGGGAAGTGGACTGCGCACGGTACATCGGCGGACTCCTTGAGGAAGGAGGTTTTTCCGTCCGTTATCAGGAGTGGGGGGAAGGGCGGGTGAACCTGGTGGCTTCCAAGGAAAAGAGCGGGGAAACGAAACCCGTCTGTTTCACCGGGCACCTGGATACCGTCCCCCTGGGGAATGTACCCTGGACCCGGGATCCCTTTTCTGGAGAAGTGGATGGAGACAGGATTTACGGCAGGGGATCCTCGGACATGAAGGGGGGTGTCGCGGCCATGGTCCTGGCCGCCCTGCGTCTCTCTCCGATCCTTCCGGGAAGGGGCGGGCTTAAGCTGGTGTTGACTGCAGGGGAAGAGCAAGGGTGCGTGGGGGCGATCCACCTGGCCGGGAGCCGTTACCTGGGAGAGGCGGGAGCCCTCGTGGTCGGCGAACCTTCTTCCAATTATCCGGTCCTCGGGCACAAGGGGGCCATGTTCCTGGAAGCCCGCACCAGGGGGGTTACGGCCCATGGCTCCATGCCGGAGCAGGGGGTCAACGCTATATATAAGGCGGCCAGGGCCGTCCTTTCACTGGAAAGATTCGATTTCGGGGGAGTGCTTCACCCGGTGCTCGGGAGGCCAACCCTGAACGTGGGCACTTTTTCGGCCGGGCTCAATGTGAACTCGGTCCCGGACCTGGCGGTCATCGGCATCGACATTCGGAGCGTCCCGGGTCAGGATCATGAGGAAATCGTGGAAAAACTCAGGACCTCCCTGGGCGGAGAAGTGGAAATCGAGCGCAGGATCGATGCTGAAAGCATTTGGACGGATCCGCGGGATCCTTGGGTCCGGGAAGTCTTCGAGATAGTCACTCCTTACCTGGAAGGGCCGCCCGGTGAACGGGGCGTGTCCTATTTCACCGATGGCTCCGCTCTCAAGCCCGCCCTGGGAAATCCTCCTACCCTGATCCTCGGG
- a CDS encoding aminotransferase class V-fold PLP-dependent enzyme: MKKHIYLDNAATSFPKPPQVLEAMTHFMNEVGANPGRAGHELSVEAGRIVSRTRQSLATLFNIREPERIVFTLNITEAINTVLFGFLNPGDHVVTTGMEHNSVIRPLKELERRSVISLDIAPCDRKGFLDIDALPRLLRKNTALMVLNHASNVCGTLQDVRAVKEKIGEIPLLLDTAQTAGCYPIDVEADGIDFLTFTGHKALMGPQGTGGLYIREGLRVRPLKLGGTGSVSEKMIQPDFLPDALESGTQNNVGIAGLGAAVDFILEEGVDRIREHETALTRALLKALFPLQGLTIYGPLKPEEQTATVSITFDSVLPAGSRHLPSGCGSINLAWMEEGISPAHAGKKLGAEYDILVRVGLHCAPLAHQTLNTYPEGTVRVSMGYFNTLEEIGYAAEAIRKITES; encoded by the coding sequence ATGAAAAAGCACATTTACCTGGACAACGCCGCAACTTCCTTTCCCAAACCCCCCCAGGTCCTGGAGGCCATGACACACTTCATGAACGAGGTCGGAGCCAATCCCGGACGGGCGGGCCACGAGCTCTCCGTGGAGGCCGGCCGCATCGTGAGCAGGACCCGGCAAAGCCTGGCGACACTGTTCAACATCCGGGAACCCGAGCGGATCGTTTTCACCCTCAACATCACGGAAGCAATCAACACCGTACTTTTCGGCTTCCTGAATCCCGGAGATCACGTAGTCACCACGGGCATGGAACACAACTCCGTGATCCGTCCTTTGAAAGAGCTGGAGCGGCGCTCCGTGATCAGCCTGGACATCGCCCCATGCGACCGGAAAGGTTTCCTGGATATCGACGCCCTGCCCAGGCTTCTCCGTAAGAACACGGCCCTGATGGTACTGAACCACGCCTCCAATGTCTGCGGAACCCTGCAGGACGTGCGGGCCGTGAAGGAGAAGATCGGGGAAATCCCCCTTCTGCTCGACACCGCCCAGACCGCCGGCTGCTACCCCATTGACGTGGAGGCGGATGGCATCGATTTCCTGACCTTCACCGGTCACAAGGCCCTCATGGGGCCCCAGGGAACGGGGGGCCTTTACATCCGGGAAGGGCTCAGGGTCCGCCCCCTCAAGCTCGGAGGCACTGGGAGCGTTTCAGAGAAAATGATCCAGCCCGACTTCCTCCCGGACGCCCTGGAGAGCGGGACACAGAACAACGTGGGCATCGCCGGTCTGGGAGCGGCCGTGGACTTCATCCTTGAAGAGGGGGTTGACAGGATCCGGGAACACGAAACGGCTCTTACCCGGGCACTCCTTAAGGCCCTCTTTCCACTTCAGGGCTTGACCATTTACGGGCCTCTCAAGCCGGAGGAGCAAACCGCCACTGTTTCCATTACCTTCGACAGCGTCCTTCCCGCCGGATCCCGGCACTTACCTTCCGGATGCGGATCCATCAACCTGGCCTGGATGGAAGAAGGGATCTCACCGGCCCATGCCGGGAAAAAACTCGGCGCGGAATACGACATCCTCGTCCGCGTTGGTCTCCATTGCGCTCCCCTCGCCCATCAAACCCTCAATACCTATCCGGAGGGTACTGTGCGCGTAAGCATGGGATACTTCAACACCCTCGAAGAAATCGGATACGCCGCCGAGGCGATCAGAAAAATCACCGAAAGCTAG